A window from Microbacterium hydrocarbonoxydans encodes these proteins:
- a CDS encoding DUF4407 domain-containing protein, with amino-acid sequence MPGSGFRRLAILGGADGEILDRVPGETPRFVQMFFVLAGTALVSAISMLFALTTGVQAVIWLAVPLAIVWALIIFNLDRFLTSTMTSTRNVWKLIGLAIPRVVMAAIIGFVVAEPLVLQIFHNDIAREVASTKHHPGAGRPGCTRDRPGEEGAGCGIRSRGRTREPGATGIVAGTDSSSASESAAQATVDDLTAKMTDQQAVIDQARTLYQCELTGEGAGTVPGCTGVNGEGASSDAAKAQLAEAQQTYDALAAQLRTANEELADAGSAAKENTSTSERRTARRRSRSCPQPATATTPRSRRTTRAPSPWPPATREPSGC; translated from the coding sequence GGGTTCCGGCGCCTCGCGATCCTCGGCGGTGCGGACGGCGAGATCCTCGACCGTGTGCCCGGCGAGACGCCGCGCTTCGTGCAGATGTTCTTCGTGCTCGCCGGCACCGCCCTGGTCTCGGCGATCTCGATGCTGTTCGCGCTGACCACCGGTGTGCAGGCCGTGATCTGGCTGGCCGTGCCGCTGGCGATCGTCTGGGCGCTGATCATCTTCAACCTCGACCGCTTCCTCACCTCGACGATGACGTCGACGCGCAACGTCTGGAAGCTGATCGGCCTCGCGATCCCCCGAGTCGTCATGGCGGCGATCATCGGATTCGTCGTCGCAGAGCCCCTCGTGCTGCAGATCTTCCACAACGACATCGCCCGTGAGGTCGCCTCCACCAAACATCACCCAGGCGCAGGCCGACCAGGATGCACTCGAGACCGGCCCGGAGAAGAAGGCGCTGGATGCGGCATCCGATCGCGTGGCCGAACTCGAGAACCAGGCGCGACGGGCATCGTCGCTGGCACCGACTCGTCGTCGGCGAGTGAGTCCGCCGCTCAGGCCACGGTCGACGATCTGACCGCGAAGATGACCGATCAGCAGGCCGTGATCGATCAGGCGCGCACGCTCTATCAGTGCGAGCTCACCGGCGAGGGTGCGGGAACCGTGCCCGGATGCACCGGCGTCAACGGTGAAGGCGCGAGCTCCGATGCCGCGAAGGCGCAGCTGGCCGAGGCGCAGCAGACGTACGACGCGCTGGCCGCCCAGCTGCGCACCGCCAACGAGGAGCTCGCCGACGCCGGCAGCGCCGCGAAGGAGAACACGAGCACCTCGGAGCGCAGAACCGCGAGGAGGCGAAGTCGCAGCTGCCCGCAGCCCGCGACAGCTACGACACCGCGCTCGCGGCGTACAACGCGCGCGCCGAGTCCGTGGCCTCCGGCAACGCGGGAGCCATCGGGCTGCTGA